One window from the genome of Lepisosteus oculatus isolate fLepOcu1 chromosome 21, fLepOcu1.hap2, whole genome shotgun sequence encodes:
- the LOC102682472 gene encoding uncharacterized protein isoform X1 has protein sequence MNLLILCRFCSLISFSFSSHILGAIMYFTPRGKNPDDTFRVDYWVKESFTNGCHSELHLRCFKGTCGENVHYEFGKIDDDILGNWCQAEGYMSFDVTTDKPFVLRATNCCWVNNSANANWWQLLTYVDLGTRSDTRSSNRSPTTTILPEIRAPQNCPTTYNLLAHDPDGDHVRCRYGLKSNSECVACSQHPGFYLDQGTCTLLFSESLWLVYVFEIVLEDFPREDINLTYTDGTSSNRTPQQSSPLSKIPLQFVFKELMCGECSGALWLPSHHPGGAAHWWWWRRVPIACKSALSGVSRKALYKFNPPVPSCEFGEFRPQFLLPTPPRGAFREATVGREFQLAVAAQANLSVVYDIKVSGPLNITKTFHYNGTSKIGQIIAKWTPQDNDVGLHVPMCFIAETRDGYQSDLRCIVVLVGTAATQTRQAEVVCSESTMSVFVDKSSIHEVDENNLRLNDPSCKVTSNKSHFIASVSLNSCGTELEEMENSLVFKNEITSFDAPHNVITRGNVLEIPFSCSFPKTFLTSGSFTVHKTVDTFTSSGSGRFTYVFEFYNSSAFTELIKPSTYPVKAEQGEMLYVSIQVRSSLNTTQLFVESCRATPHDDPDDPIYYDIIKNGCKIDETLVVYPSNQTVYRFGMKAFNFIGEYNQVYINCVVILCLAGNPNTRCAQGCINSTSSSLQLGLSHLNRRSLGIQTERHYISQGPVQINRNLTDNSDLAVNVNVNTVVVAGAVLGTTAMVCGAVIYKTRRAIRYDLLQ, from the exons ATGAATCTTCTAATACTGTGTCGTTTCTGCAGTCTGATTTCTTTTAGCTTTTCATCTCATATTCTGGGGGCGATTATGTACTTCACACCACGAGGAAAAAATCCTGATGATACGTTTAGA GTGGACTATTGGGTTAAAGAATCCTTCACTAATGGATGCCATTCTGAATTGCATCTGAGgtgctttaaaggtacctgTGGAGAAAACGTGCATTATGAATTTGGGAAGATAGACGATGACATTTTAGGGAACTGGTGTCAAGCAGAAGGGTATATGTCTTTTGACGTTACAACCGATAAACCTTTTGTTTTAAG GGCAACCAACTGCTGCTGGGTTAATAATTCAGCTAATGCCAATTGGTGGCAGCTTTTGACCTATGTGGATTTAGGAACAAGATCTGACACGCGGTCTTCCAACAGATCCCCAACAACAACGATTCTGCCAGAAATAAG GGCTCCTCAGAACTGCCCAACTACATACAATCTATTGGCTCATGACCCAGATGGAGATCATGTTAGATGCAGATATGGACTGAAGAGCAATTCAGAGTGTGTTGCATGTAGTCAACATCCAGGTTTCTATCTTGATCAG ggaACATGcactttattattttctgaatcTTTGTGGCTTGTGTATGTGTTTGAAATAGTACTGGAGGACTTTCCAAGGGAAGACATTAACCTCACCTACACAGATGGCACTTCCTCCAATAGAACTCCTCAGCAGTCTTCCCCACTCAGCAAAATTcctttgcaatttgtttttaaag agctgatgtgtggtgagtgttctggcgcactatggctgccgtcacatcatccaggtggggctgcacattggtggtggtggaggagagtccccattgcctgtaaaagcgctttgagtggagtgtccagaaaagcgctatataagt TTAATCCTCCAGTGCCTTCTTGTGAGTTTGGAGAATTCAGGCCCCAGTTCCTCTTGCCCACTCCTCCTCGGGGAGCTTTCAGAGAAGCTACAGTTGGCCGCGAGTTCCAGCTCGCTGTCGCAGCACAAGCAAATCTTTCAGT ggTATATGATATCAAAGTCAGTGGGCCTCTGAATATTACTAAAACATTCCATTACAATGGGACAAGTAAGATCGGGCAGATAATTGCAAAGTGGACACCACAAGACAATGATGTTGGGCTCCATGTTCCTATGTGTTTTATTGCAGAAACAAGAGACGG gtACCAGTCAGACCTAAGATGTATAGTAGTGTTGGTTGGAACTGCTGCTACACAGACGA GACAAGCCGAAGTTGTGTGTTCTGAAAGCACAATGTCCGTATTTGTGGACAAGTCTTCCATTCATGAAGTTGATGAAAATAATTTGCGGCTCAATGACCCATCTTGCAAAGTGACATCCAATAAATCCCACTTCATTGCCTCAGTTTCATTAAATTCATGTGGGACAGAGCTTGAG gAAATGGAGAATTCCTtggttttcaaaaatgaaattacatCATTTGATGCGCCTCATAATGTCATCACCAGGGGGAATGTTCTGGAGATACCATTTTCTTGCTCCTTTCCCAAAACATTCCTGACATCTGGCTCCTTCACTGTGCACAAGACAGTTGATACATTCACAAGTTCAGGCTCTGGAAGATTCACCTATGTCTTTGAGTTCTATAACAGTAGTGCTTTCACAGAGCTCATTAAGCCCAGCACCTACCCAGTGAAGGCTGAACAAGGAGAGATGCTGTACGTGAGTATACAAGTACGCTCGTCTTTGAACACTACCCAGCTTTTTGTGGAGTCTTGCAGAGCAACCCCTCATGATGACCCAGATGATCCAATATATTATGACATAATAAAAAATGG gtGCAAAATTGATGAAACTTTAGTGGTCTACCCAAGCAACCAGACGGTTTATCGCTTTGGAATGAAAGCTTTCAATTTCATTGGGGAGTATAACCAG GTGTATATCAATTGTGTTGTTATCTTGTGCCTAGCCGGTAATCCCAACACTCGTTGTGCTCAAGGCTGTATAAATAGCACATCCTCCTCCCTTCAGCTTGGGCTAAGCCATTTGAACAGAAGATCCTTGGGCATACAAACGGAGAGGCACTACATTTCTCAGGGACCTGTGCAGATAAATAGGAATCTTACAGATAATTCAG ATCTCGCAGTGAATGTGAACGTCAACACCGTGGTCGTCGCTGGGGCTGTTCTTGGCACCACTGCTATGGTGTGTGGTGCAGTCATCTACAAAACCAGAAGGGCCATTCGATACGACCTGCTGCAGTAA
- the LOC102682472 gene encoding uncharacterized protein isoform X3 has translation MNLLILCRFCSLISFSFSSHILGAIMYFTPRGKNPDDTFRVDYWVKESFTNGCHSELHLRCFKGTCGENVHYEFGKIDDDILGNWCQAEGYMSFDVTTDKPFVLRATNCCWVNNSANANWWQLLTYVDLGTRSDTRSSNRSPTTTILPEIRAPQNCPTTYNLLAHDPDGDHVRCRYGLKSNSECVACSQHPGFYLDQGTCTLLFSESLWLVYVFEIVLEDFPREDINLTYTDGTSSNRTPQQSSPLSKIPLQFVFKVNPPVPSCEFGEFRPQFLLPTPPRGAFREATVGREFQLAVAAQANLSVVYDIKVSGPLNITKTFHYNGTSKIGQIIAKWTPQDNDVGLHVPMCFIAETRDGYQSDLRCIVVLVGTAATQTRQAEVVCSESTMSVFVDKSSIHEVDENNLRLNDPSCKVTSNKSHFIASVSLNSCGTELEEMENSLVFKNEITSFDAPHNVITRGNVLEIPFSCSFPKTFLTSGSFTVHKTVDTFTSSGSGRFTYVFEFYNSSAFTELIKPSTYPVKAEQGEMLYVSIQVRSSLNTTQLFVESCRATPHDDPDDPIYYDIIKNGCKIDETLVVYPSNQTVYRFGMKAFNFIGEYNQVYINCVVILCLAGNPNTRCAQGCINSTSSSLQLGLSHLNRRSLGIQTERHYISQGPVQINRNLTDNSDLAVNVNVNTVVVAGAVLGTTAMVCGAVIYKTRRAIRYDLLQ, from the exons ATGAATCTTCTAATACTGTGTCGTTTCTGCAGTCTGATTTCTTTTAGCTTTTCATCTCATATTCTGGGGGCGATTATGTACTTCACACCACGAGGAAAAAATCCTGATGATACGTTTAGA GTGGACTATTGGGTTAAAGAATCCTTCACTAATGGATGCCATTCTGAATTGCATCTGAGgtgctttaaaggtacctgTGGAGAAAACGTGCATTATGAATTTGGGAAGATAGACGATGACATTTTAGGGAACTGGTGTCAAGCAGAAGGGTATATGTCTTTTGACGTTACAACCGATAAACCTTTTGTTTTAAG GGCAACCAACTGCTGCTGGGTTAATAATTCAGCTAATGCCAATTGGTGGCAGCTTTTGACCTATGTGGATTTAGGAACAAGATCTGACACGCGGTCTTCCAACAGATCCCCAACAACAACGATTCTGCCAGAAATAAG GGCTCCTCAGAACTGCCCAACTACATACAATCTATTGGCTCATGACCCAGATGGAGATCATGTTAGATGCAGATATGGACTGAAGAGCAATTCAGAGTGTGTTGCATGTAGTCAACATCCAGGTTTCTATCTTGATCAG ggaACATGcactttattattttctgaatcTTTGTGGCTTGTGTATGTGTTTGAAATAGTACTGGAGGACTTTCCAAGGGAAGACATTAACCTCACCTACACAGATGGCACTTCCTCCAATAGAACTCCTCAGCAGTCTTCCCCACTCAGCAAAATTcctttgcaatttgtttttaaag TTAATCCTCCAGTGCCTTCTTGTGAGTTTGGAGAATTCAGGCCCCAGTTCCTCTTGCCCACTCCTCCTCGGGGAGCTTTCAGAGAAGCTACAGTTGGCCGCGAGTTCCAGCTCGCTGTCGCAGCACAAGCAAATCTTTCAGT ggTATATGATATCAAAGTCAGTGGGCCTCTGAATATTACTAAAACATTCCATTACAATGGGACAAGTAAGATCGGGCAGATAATTGCAAAGTGGACACCACAAGACAATGATGTTGGGCTCCATGTTCCTATGTGTTTTATTGCAGAAACAAGAGACGG gtACCAGTCAGACCTAAGATGTATAGTAGTGTTGGTTGGAACTGCTGCTACACAGACGA GACAAGCCGAAGTTGTGTGTTCTGAAAGCACAATGTCCGTATTTGTGGACAAGTCTTCCATTCATGAAGTTGATGAAAATAATTTGCGGCTCAATGACCCATCTTGCAAAGTGACATCCAATAAATCCCACTTCATTGCCTCAGTTTCATTAAATTCATGTGGGACAGAGCTTGAG gAAATGGAGAATTCCTtggttttcaaaaatgaaattacatCATTTGATGCGCCTCATAATGTCATCACCAGGGGGAATGTTCTGGAGATACCATTTTCTTGCTCCTTTCCCAAAACATTCCTGACATCTGGCTCCTTCACTGTGCACAAGACAGTTGATACATTCACAAGTTCAGGCTCTGGAAGATTCACCTATGTCTTTGAGTTCTATAACAGTAGTGCTTTCACAGAGCTCATTAAGCCCAGCACCTACCCAGTGAAGGCTGAACAAGGAGAGATGCTGTACGTGAGTATACAAGTACGCTCGTCTTTGAACACTACCCAGCTTTTTGTGGAGTCTTGCAGAGCAACCCCTCATGATGACCCAGATGATCCAATATATTATGACATAATAAAAAATGG gtGCAAAATTGATGAAACTTTAGTGGTCTACCCAAGCAACCAGACGGTTTATCGCTTTGGAATGAAAGCTTTCAATTTCATTGGGGAGTATAACCAG GTGTATATCAATTGTGTTGTTATCTTGTGCCTAGCCGGTAATCCCAACACTCGTTGTGCTCAAGGCTGTATAAATAGCACATCCTCCTCCCTTCAGCTTGGGCTAAGCCATTTGAACAGAAGATCCTTGGGCATACAAACGGAGAGGCACTACATTTCTCAGGGACCTGTGCAGATAAATAGGAATCTTACAGATAATTCAG ATCTCGCAGTGAATGTGAACGTCAACACCGTGGTCGTCGCTGGGGCTGTTCTTGGCACCACTGCTATGGTGTGTGGTGCAGTCATCTACAAAACCAGAAGGGCCATTCGATACGACCTGCTGCAGTAA
- the LOC102682472 gene encoding uncharacterized protein isoform X2, translating into MYFTPRGKNPDDTFRVDYWVKESFTNGCHSELHLRCFKGTCGENVHYEFGKIDDDILGNWCQAEGYMSFDVTTDKPFVLRATNCCWVNNSANANWWQLLTYVDLGTRSDTRSSNRSPTTTILPEIRAPQNCPTTYNLLAHDPDGDHVRCRYGLKSNSECVACSQHPGFYLDQGTCTLLFSESLWLVYVFEIVLEDFPREDINLTYTDGTSSNRTPQQSSPLSKIPLQFVFKELMCGECSGALWLPSHHPGGAAHWWWWRRVPIACKSALSGVSRKALYKFNPPVPSCEFGEFRPQFLLPTPPRGAFREATVGREFQLAVAAQANLSVVYDIKVSGPLNITKTFHYNGTSKIGQIIAKWTPQDNDVGLHVPMCFIAETRDGYQSDLRCIVVLVGTAATQTRQAEVVCSESTMSVFVDKSSIHEVDENNLRLNDPSCKVTSNKSHFIASVSLNSCGTELEEMENSLVFKNEITSFDAPHNVITRGNVLEIPFSCSFPKTFLTSGSFTVHKTVDTFTSSGSGRFTYVFEFYNSSAFTELIKPSTYPVKAEQGEMLYVSIQVRSSLNTTQLFVESCRATPHDDPDDPIYYDIIKNGCKIDETLVVYPSNQTVYRFGMKAFNFIGEYNQVYINCVVILCLAGNPNTRCAQGCINSTSSSLQLGLSHLNRRSLGIQTERHYISQGPVQINRNLTDNSDLAVNVNVNTVVVAGAVLGTTAMVCGAVIYKTRRAIRYDLLQ; encoded by the exons ATGTACTTCACACCACGAGGAAAAAATCCTGATGATACGTTTAGA GTGGACTATTGGGTTAAAGAATCCTTCACTAATGGATGCCATTCTGAATTGCATCTGAGgtgctttaaaggtacctgTGGAGAAAACGTGCATTATGAATTTGGGAAGATAGACGATGACATTTTAGGGAACTGGTGTCAAGCAGAAGGGTATATGTCTTTTGACGTTACAACCGATAAACCTTTTGTTTTAAG GGCAACCAACTGCTGCTGGGTTAATAATTCAGCTAATGCCAATTGGTGGCAGCTTTTGACCTATGTGGATTTAGGAACAAGATCTGACACGCGGTCTTCCAACAGATCCCCAACAACAACGATTCTGCCAGAAATAAG GGCTCCTCAGAACTGCCCAACTACATACAATCTATTGGCTCATGACCCAGATGGAGATCATGTTAGATGCAGATATGGACTGAAGAGCAATTCAGAGTGTGTTGCATGTAGTCAACATCCAGGTTTCTATCTTGATCAG ggaACATGcactttattattttctgaatcTTTGTGGCTTGTGTATGTGTTTGAAATAGTACTGGAGGACTTTCCAAGGGAAGACATTAACCTCACCTACACAGATGGCACTTCCTCCAATAGAACTCCTCAGCAGTCTTCCCCACTCAGCAAAATTcctttgcaatttgtttttaaag agctgatgtgtggtgagtgttctggcgcactatggctgccgtcacatcatccaggtggggctgcacattggtggtggtggaggagagtccccattgcctgtaaaagcgctttgagtggagtgtccagaaaagcgctatataagt TTAATCCTCCAGTGCCTTCTTGTGAGTTTGGAGAATTCAGGCCCCAGTTCCTCTTGCCCACTCCTCCTCGGGGAGCTTTCAGAGAAGCTACAGTTGGCCGCGAGTTCCAGCTCGCTGTCGCAGCACAAGCAAATCTTTCAGT ggTATATGATATCAAAGTCAGTGGGCCTCTGAATATTACTAAAACATTCCATTACAATGGGACAAGTAAGATCGGGCAGATAATTGCAAAGTGGACACCACAAGACAATGATGTTGGGCTCCATGTTCCTATGTGTTTTATTGCAGAAACAAGAGACGG gtACCAGTCAGACCTAAGATGTATAGTAGTGTTGGTTGGAACTGCTGCTACACAGACGA GACAAGCCGAAGTTGTGTGTTCTGAAAGCACAATGTCCGTATTTGTGGACAAGTCTTCCATTCATGAAGTTGATGAAAATAATTTGCGGCTCAATGACCCATCTTGCAAAGTGACATCCAATAAATCCCACTTCATTGCCTCAGTTTCATTAAATTCATGTGGGACAGAGCTTGAG gAAATGGAGAATTCCTtggttttcaaaaatgaaattacatCATTTGATGCGCCTCATAATGTCATCACCAGGGGGAATGTTCTGGAGATACCATTTTCTTGCTCCTTTCCCAAAACATTCCTGACATCTGGCTCCTTCACTGTGCACAAGACAGTTGATACATTCACAAGTTCAGGCTCTGGAAGATTCACCTATGTCTTTGAGTTCTATAACAGTAGTGCTTTCACAGAGCTCATTAAGCCCAGCACCTACCCAGTGAAGGCTGAACAAGGAGAGATGCTGTACGTGAGTATACAAGTACGCTCGTCTTTGAACACTACCCAGCTTTTTGTGGAGTCTTGCAGAGCAACCCCTCATGATGACCCAGATGATCCAATATATTATGACATAATAAAAAATGG gtGCAAAATTGATGAAACTTTAGTGGTCTACCCAAGCAACCAGACGGTTTATCGCTTTGGAATGAAAGCTTTCAATTTCATTGGGGAGTATAACCAG GTGTATATCAATTGTGTTGTTATCTTGTGCCTAGCCGGTAATCCCAACACTCGTTGTGCTCAAGGCTGTATAAATAGCACATCCTCCTCCCTTCAGCTTGGGCTAAGCCATTTGAACAGAAGATCCTTGGGCATACAAACGGAGAGGCACTACATTTCTCAGGGACCTGTGCAGATAAATAGGAATCTTACAGATAATTCAG ATCTCGCAGTGAATGTGAACGTCAACACCGTGGTCGTCGCTGGGGCTGTTCTTGGCACCACTGCTATGGTGTGTGGTGCAGTCATCTACAAAACCAGAAGGGCCATTCGATACGACCTGCTGCAGTAA